In a single window of the Natator depressus isolate rNatDep1 chromosome 24, rNatDep2.hap1, whole genome shotgun sequence genome:
- the LOC141977485 gene encoding heat shock 70 kDa protein 1A-like, whose translation MHRAKGPAVGIDLGTTYSCVGVCQHGKVEIIANDQGNRTTPSYVAFTNTERLVGDPAKSQAALNPQNTVFDAKRLIGRMVEDHMVQLDMRHWPFQVVNDTGKLKVQVSFKGKEKTFYPEEISAIVLAKMKQTAEAYLGCPITQAVITVPAYFNDSQRRATIDAGTIAGLHVLKILNEPTAAAIAYGLEASRDGEGKRNILIFDLGGGTFDVSILRVDDGIFEVKATAGDTHLGGEDFDNRLVDHLVREFRRKHKEDLSQDKKAMQRLRAACEKAKRTLSSGTAAAISIDSLYKGVDFHTIVTRARLEDLCSDLFQATLKPLGKALRDANMNKDQIHDIVLVGGSTRIPKVQTLLQEFFSGRELSKNINPDEAVAYGAAVQAAILTGNRSQGLQNVLLLDVTPLSLGIDTVGGVMATVVKRNSPVPTQESMEFTTAEDDQETVVFEVYEGERPMSRNNHLLGTFILSGLPPARRGEPIIQVSFSIDANNILTVSARDTDTGNTSQLTITDTRGRLDREEVERMVQEAEEHRAQDEAQQEKIAAMNSLESCALHLKRAAEGGQALDGQAKKRVLELCEAATSWLEGNQLAEKEAYEERRRELEEAWDSVFSDLSQAQGLEGEARDEEDGEEAAVAQHGEEAG comes from the coding sequence ATGCATAGGGCCAAGGGACCGGCCGTGGGGATAGACCTAGGCACGACCTACTCCTGCGTGGGGGTGTGCCAGCACGGCAAGGTGGAGATCATCGCCAACGACCAAGGCAACCGGACCACGCCCAGCTACGTGGCTTTCACTAACACGGAGCGCCTGGTGGGGGACCCAGCCAAGAGCCAGGCGGCCCTCAACCCCCAGAACACCGTCTTTGATGCCAAGCGGCTGATCGGCCGGATGGTTGAGGACCACATGGTTCAGCTGGACATGAGGCACTGGCCCTTTCAGGTGGTGAACGATACCGGGAAGCTCAAGGTGCAGGTGTCCTTCAAGGGGAAGGAGAAGACCTTCTACCCTGAGGAGATCTCTGCCATAGTGCTCGCCAAGATGAAGCAGACGGCTGAGGCCTACCTAGGCTGCCCCATCACCCAGGCTGTCATCACAGTGCCAGCCTATTTCAACGACTCCCAGCGCCGAGCCACCATAGATGCTGGGACAATCGCTGGCCTCCACGTCCTGAAGATCCTCAACGAGCCCACGGCAGCGGCCATTGCCTACGGCCTGGAGGCCAGCCGCGACGGGGAAGGGAAGCGCAACATCCTCATCTTTGACCTGGGCGGCGGCACCTTTGACGTGTCCATCCTCAGGGTGGACGATGGCATCTTCGAGGTGAAGGCCACGGCGGGGGACACCCACCTGGGCGGGGAGGATTTCGACAACCGGCTGGTGGATCACTTGGTGCGGGAGttcaggaggaaacacaaggaggaccTCAGCCAGGACAAGAAAGCCATGCAGAGGCTAAGGGCGGCTTGCGAGAAGGCCAAGCGGACGCTCTCCTCTGGCACCGCTGCTGCCATCTCCATCGACTCCCTGTACAAGGGGGTGGATTTCCATACCATCGTCACCCGGGCCCGCTTGGAGGACCTATGCTCCGACCTCTTCCAGGCCACCTTAAAGCCCTTAGGGAAGGCGCTGCGGGACGCCAACATGAACAAGGATCAGATCCATGACATCGTGCTGGTGGGAGGCTCAACCCGCATCCCCAAGGTCCAGACGCTGCTGCAGGAGTTCTTCAGTGGGCGGGAACTGAGCAAGAACATCAACCCAGATGAGGCCGTGGCCTACGGGGCAGCAGTGCAGGCGGCCATCTTGACAGGCAACAGgtcccaggggctgcagaacgTGCTCCTCCTGGATGTGACCCCGCTGTCCCTGGGGATTGACACGGTAGGAGGGGTGATGGCCACCGTGGTCAAACGCAATTCTCCGGTTCCGACCCAGGAAAGCATGGAATTCACCACGGCGGAAGACGACCAAGAGACGGTTGTGTTTGAGGTCTACGAAGGGGAGAGACCCATGAGCAGAAACAACCACCTGCTGGGCACCTTCATCCTAAGTGGCCTTCCCCCGGCGCGGCGCGGAGAGCCCATCATCCAGGTCAGCTTCTCCATCGACGCCAACAACATCCTGACCGTGTCGGCGAGGGACACGGATACCGGCAACACCAGCCAGCTCACCATCACCGACACCAGGGGCCGGCTAGACagagaggaggtggagcggaTGGTGCAGGAGGCCGAGGAGCACAGGGCACAAGACGAGGCGCAGCAGGAGAAGATCGCAGCCATGAACTCCTTGGAGTCGTGCGCGCTCCACCTGAAGAGGGCTGCGGAGGGAGGCCAGGCCCTTGATGGTCAGGCCAAGAAGAGGGTGTTGGAGCTGTGTGAGGCGGCCACCTCCTGGCTGGAGGGCAACCAGCTGGCGGAGAAGGAGGCATACGAGGAGCGGCGGAGAGAGCTGGAGGAGGCATGGGACTCGGTCTTCTCCGACCTCAGCCAGGCTCAGGGGCTGGAAGGGGAGGCCAGGGACGAAGAAGATGGGGAGGAGGCTGCTGTTGCCCAGCACGGCGAGGAAGCGGGTTGA